The following coding sequences are from one Paenibacillus sp. JDR-2 window:
- a CDS encoding carbohydrate ABC transporter permease, producing the protein MSQTFENSYAPPLKGSPAIARRRLNKAKLWRLLKPFVYLAPAIILLSVWMYKPLVTTFYLAFHKWNMVPGTDKKFVGLENFDKLFHNPAFLDSIGNTVFYTVGLLPFSILIPLVLAVVTNNMNGKMKNFYRGIFFIPMILAPVSVSAIWRWLFHPSNGVINHILLKMNLIDQPIAFFSDANFAKWIILLITGWKMIGFSVIMFSAALTGINREYYEAAAIDGASGMRQFINVTVPLMSPMIMFMMMMSILFSSQWTFAYIDILTTGGPYGTSTNIYYEMYRFAFSNLNAGFSSAAALVFFFIFGVIALLMNAASRKLSFYDN; encoded by the coding sequence CCCTTTAAAGGGGAGTCCCGCAATTGCTAGAAGACGTCTGAATAAAGCCAAGCTATGGCGGCTGCTCAAACCGTTCGTCTACTTGGCTCCTGCCATTATCCTGTTGTCCGTCTGGATGTACAAACCGCTCGTTACGACGTTCTACCTGGCTTTTCACAAGTGGAATATGGTCCCCGGTACAGACAAGAAATTCGTCGGGCTGGAAAACTTCGATAAACTGTTTCACAACCCGGCCTTCCTTGATTCCATTGGCAACACCGTATTTTATACGGTAGGACTGCTTCCGTTTTCCATTCTGATCCCGCTTGTCCTTGCCGTCGTCACCAACAATATGAACGGCAAGATGAAAAACTTTTACCGAGGCATCTTCTTTATTCCGATGATTCTGGCTCCCGTGTCGGTCAGCGCCATCTGGCGGTGGTTATTCCATCCCTCGAACGGCGTAATCAACCATATCTTGCTTAAGATGAACCTGATTGATCAGCCCATCGCCTTTTTCTCCGACGCGAATTTCGCGAAGTGGATTATTTTGCTCATTACGGGCTGGAAAATGATCGGCTTCAGCGTCATTATGTTCTCGGCCGCCCTAACCGGCATTAACCGGGAATATTACGAAGCGGCTGCCATTGACGGCGCGTCCGGCATGCGCCAATTCATTAACGTTACCGTTCCACTCATGTCGCCAATGATTATGTTCATGATGATGATGAGTATCCTGTTCTCCAGTCAATGGACATTTGCTTATATCGATATTTTAACAACGGGCGGTCCATACGGTACCTCTACGAACATTTACTACGAAATGTACCGTTTCGCGTTCTCGAACTTGAATGCAGGCTTCAGCTCGGCAGCGGCGCTAGTCTTCTTCTTTATATTTGGCGTAATCGCGCTGCTTATGAATGCAGCGTCGCGCAAGCTGTCGTTCTACGACAATTAA
- a CDS encoding carbohydrate ABC transporter permease has product MNQRSPVLAFLRHGALALMCIIAIIPLYWMVISSLKNDSEIFTDSFFPNAPTFSNYTYAFSQMPIVRMIFNSFAISITMTLLQLATSLLAAYALVRWRFRGKGLIFSVLSLTWLIPFQAIMIPNYVLVNDLGLNDSMLGIVLPFCVSTFAILSLYQSFQSFPSVLIEAACIDGMNDWDILVRLIIPNIKSGIASLGIISFINAWNEYLWPMLITKKMEHSPIQIGLKLFVNSDTNMWGSLMSATTVSCLPILIIYLLLRRHIVDSFIRFGIK; this is encoded by the coding sequence ATGAACCAACGTTCCCCGGTACTGGCGTTCCTGCGACATGGGGCGCTGGCACTGATGTGTATCATAGCGATTATTCCGCTGTACTGGATGGTCATCTCTTCGCTGAAGAACGACTCCGAGATTTTTACGGACAGCTTCTTTCCGAATGCGCCGACCTTCAGCAACTATACGTATGCGTTTTCCCAGATGCCGATTGTACGGATGATCTTTAACTCGTTTGCCATCTCCATTACGATGACGCTGCTTCAGCTGGCAACCAGCCTGCTTGCGGCTTACGCTCTCGTACGCTGGAGATTCCGCGGCAAAGGTCTGATTTTCTCGGTTCTGAGCTTGACCTGGCTTATTCCGTTCCAGGCGATTATGATTCCGAACTATGTTCTGGTTAACGACCTGGGACTGAATGACTCCATGCTTGGCATCGTGCTTCCGTTCTGCGTATCCACCTTTGCCATTCTGTCGCTCTATCAATCGTTTCAGTCTTTCCCAAGCGTTCTGATCGAAGCGGCCTGCATCGACGGCATGAACGACTGGGACATCTTGGTGAGGCTCATTATCCCTAACATCAAATCGGGAATCGCTTCGCTTGGCATCATCTCGTTCATTAATGCTTGGAATGAGTATTTGTGGCCGATGCTGATTACGAAAAAGATGGAGCATTCACCGATTCAGATCGGCCTGAAGCTGTTCGTCAACTCCGACACGAATATGTGGGGCTCCCTGATGTCCGCCACCACCGTCTCCTGTCTGCCAATCCTGATTATCTACCTGCTTCTCCGCCGGCATATCGTGGATTCGTTTATCCGTTTCGGGATTAAATAG
- a CDS encoding DUF4358 domain-containing protein translates to MKKRAIIVLLTTMIMGGVLSACGGNNNNSSSNTAASPTPTATAPAEESPSVSPDAQPSEEASETPAESPSASASPDPSPSASAEPSKTPAPSKEPAPSAKPSEPAKKPAATPSPSAKPSATPKPTPKPTPKPTVKPSPSPSAEAAANDIIEAMLKAVEQPALMAMSADDVKNQYGIDTSTLADFSGRMPLMNVKTNEIAVFKVKKEKDIDAVKKGMVSRAEAVQKQFESYLQDQYENAKNYKIVVQGNYVLFVISESADDLVKAFKAAVKK, encoded by the coding sequence ATGAAAAAACGTGCCATCATTGTTCTTCTCACCACTATGATTATGGGCGGCGTGCTAAGCGCCTGCGGCGGCAATAACAATAATAGCAGCAGCAATACGGCAGCATCGCCAACTCCTACGGCTACGGCCCCCGCGGAAGAAAGTCCGTCCGTAAGCCCGGATGCGCAGCCAAGCGAAGAAGCATCGGAGACTCCGGCCGAAAGTCCGTCGGCGAGCGCAAGCCCGGATCCTTCGCCAAGCGCTTCAGCCGAGCCAAGCAAAACGCCGGCGCCTTCGAAGGAACCGGCACCAAGCGCGAAGCCTTCCGAGCCGGCTAAGAAGCCGGCGGCAACGCCTTCGCCAAGCGCGAAGCCGTCCGCTACGCCAAAGCCGACGCCTAAACCAACGCCAAAGCCAACCGTCAAGCCTAGCCCAAGCCCGTCCGCGGAGGCTGCGGCAAATGATATCATCGAAGCGATGCTGAAGGCTGTTGAACAGCCTGCCTTGATGGCTATGTCGGCTGACGATGTGAAGAACCAATACGGCATCGATACCTCGACGCTTGCCGATTTCTCGGGTCGTATGCCCCTTATGAACGTAAAGACAAACGAAATTGCCGTATTTAAGGTGAAGAAGGAGAAGGATATCGACGCGGTGAAGAAAGGCATGGTCAGCCGCGCCGAAGCGGTTCAGAAGCAGTTCGAATCGTATTTGCAGGATCAGTACGAGAATGCGAAGAACTACAAAATTGTCGTGCAGGGCAACTACGTCCTCTTCGTTATCTCGGAGAGCGCGGATGATCTCGTGAAAGCATTCAAGGCTGCGGTGAAAAAGTGA
- a CDS encoding DHHW family protein yields MMKKQTDRLLAIWFIATIFVLALIFLFSPARKFSELENRYLQAEPKLTWDHLISKQFAEETETFVTDHFPLRGQWVWVKSLSEQLRLQQENNGIYKGKDGYLLEKFTKPDPALLAQYTDAVKGFAASSPDSELTLLLAPTSIGLYPDKLPWKAPHDRQDQVNEAVGKELQGLANLTYINGFDVLMPHVSDRIYYRTDHHWTTLGAYYAYEAYAKQMGWTPHPLSDYTVKTVSDSFLGSYHTRGQFSLVKPDPLQVFLPKKPVATSVYVADTDTTSSGLYDESFLAKKDKYSYFLGGVHALMTLTSDIPEGEEDLDKLLVVKDSYAHSVLPFLAQHVKEIHVIDMRYYNGSISEYMKANGISHTLMLFNTATFSENNEILKLSK; encoded by the coding sequence ATGATGAAAAAACAAACCGACCGTCTGCTCGCCATCTGGTTTATCGCGACGATCTTTGTTCTCGCCCTAATCTTCCTCTTCTCGCCGGCGAGAAAGTTCTCCGAGCTCGAGAACCGGTATTTGCAGGCGGAGCCCAAGCTGACCTGGGACCATCTGATCTCCAAGCAGTTTGCCGAGGAGACGGAAACGTTCGTCACGGACCATTTTCCGCTTCGCGGGCAGTGGGTATGGGTGAAGTCGCTCTCCGAGCAGCTGCGGCTTCAGCAGGAGAACAACGGGATTTACAAAGGGAAGGACGGCTACCTGCTCGAGAAGTTTACGAAGCCGGATCCGGCCTTGCTCGCTCAATATACGGATGCCGTGAAGGGCTTTGCCGCCTCTAGCCCGGATTCCGAGCTGACGTTGCTGCTTGCTCCGACCTCCATCGGCCTTTATCCGGATAAGCTTCCTTGGAAAGCGCCGCATGACCGGCAGGATCAGGTGAACGAAGCGGTAGGGAAAGAGCTGCAGGGACTTGCCAATCTGACGTATATCAACGGGTTCGACGTTCTGATGCCGCATGTTTCCGACCGGATCTATTACCGGACCGACCACCACTGGACGACGCTTGGCGCTTATTATGCTTACGAGGCTTATGCGAAGCAGATGGGCTGGACCCCGCATCCGCTATCGGATTATACGGTCAAGACCGTTAGCGATTCCTTCCTCGGGAGCTACCATACGCGCGGACAATTCAGTTTGGTGAAGCCGGATCCGCTGCAGGTCTTTTTGCCGAAGAAGCCGGTGGCCACGTCGGTGTATGTAGCGGATACCGATACGACCTCAAGCGGCTTGTACGACGAGAGCTTTCTCGCGAAAAAAGATAAATATTCGTATTTCCTTGGCGGCGTTCATGCGCTTATGACGCTGACCAGCGATATTCCGGAGGGCGAAGAGGATCTGGACAAGCTGCTTGTGGTCAAGGATTCGTATGCCCATAGCGTCTTGCCTTTCCTGGCGCAGCATGTCAAAGAAATTCATGTCATTGATATGCGCTATTACAACGGCAGCATTAGCGAATACATGAAAGCGAACGGCATCAGCCACACGCTTATGCTGTTTAATACGGCAACCTTCTCGGAGAACAACGAGATTCTCAAGCTCAGCAAATAA
- a CDS encoding MBOAT family O-acyltransferase, which translates to MVFSSLLFLFIFLPAVFLLYWLSPRRGKNLILFLASLVFYAWGEPVYIVIMLISTVTDYSFGLLLSKPEWGPKRRKGIVVASVIVNLALLSYFKYADFAVSNLNALLGTDIPLTELALPIGISFYTFQSMSYIIDVYRGTAKAQRNWIDFGTFVALFPQLVAGPIVQYNTLAEQLKERRVTMEMFAEGVRRFIIGLAKKVLLANNIGLLWHAVSDADAGTLPVLTAWLGIIAFAFQIYFDFSGYSDMAIGLGLMFGFRFNENFNKPYTAQSITDFWRRWHISLSTWFRDYVYIPLGGNRKGLPKQLRNILIVWLLTGIWHGAAWNFMLWGLYFGIILIFEKWAGLRLLSRAPRWIRHVYASLLILIGWVLFAFDELPKAGGYLKAMFGLSGQPVWNDGTVYFLYTNLGLLAVLVLASIAWRKRTAPARENGSLSAVCSLAGFAWLFVLFFLSVSYLVDATFNPFLYFRF; encoded by the coding sequence ATGGTATTTAGCAGCCTGTTATTCCTGTTTATTTTTTTGCCGGCGGTATTCCTGCTCTATTGGCTGTCGCCGCGAAGAGGGAAAAATCTGATTCTGTTCCTGGCCAGCCTCGTCTTCTACGCCTGGGGCGAACCGGTCTATATCGTCATTATGCTGATTTCGACGGTGACGGATTACAGCTTTGGTCTCTTGTTAAGCAAGCCGGAGTGGGGTCCGAAGCGGCGCAAAGGAATCGTGGTCGCCTCGGTTATCGTGAATCTGGCGCTGCTGTCGTATTTCAAATACGCCGACTTTGCGGTCAGCAACCTCAATGCCTTGCTTGGCACGGATATTCCGCTGACGGAGCTGGCGCTGCCGATCGGCATCTCGTTTTATACGTTCCAATCGATGTCGTACATTATCGACGTGTACCGGGGCACGGCGAAGGCCCAGCGCAACTGGATTGATTTCGGTACGTTTGTGGCCTTGTTCCCGCAGCTTGTCGCGGGGCCAATCGTGCAGTACAACACGCTGGCGGAGCAGTTGAAGGAACGCCGCGTGACGATGGAGATGTTTGCGGAAGGAGTAAGGCGTTTTATTATCGGTCTGGCCAAAAAGGTGCTCCTGGCCAATAATATCGGCTTGCTCTGGCATGCGGTTTCGGATGCCGATGCGGGCACGCTGCCGGTATTGACCGCATGGCTTGGCATTATCGCTTTCGCGTTCCAGATTTATTTCGATTTCAGCGGCTATTCGGATATGGCGATCGGGCTTGGCCTGATGTTCGGCTTCCGGTTCAACGAGAACTTCAATAAGCCGTATACGGCGCAAAGCATTACGGATTTCTGGCGCAGATGGCATATATCGCTCAGTACTTGGTTCCGGGATTACGTCTATATTCCGCTTGGCGGCAACCGGAAGGGACTGCCGAAGCAGCTCCGCAACATCCTGATTGTCTGGCTTCTGACCGGAATCTGGCATGGGGCGGCATGGAACTTCATGCTGTGGGGTTTGTATTTCGGCATTATTCTTATTTTCGAAAAATGGGCCGGTCTACGCCTGCTCTCCCGCGCGCCGCGCTGGATCCGGCATGTCTATGCCAGCCTGCTTATTCTGATCGGGTGGGTGCTCTTCGCCTTTGACGAGCTGCCGAAGGCAGGCGGCTATCTGAAAGCGATGTTTGGCTTAAGCGGCCAGCCTGTCTGGAATGACGGGACGGTGTACTTCTTGTACACGAACCTGGGTTTGCTTGCGGTGCTTGTTCTGGCTTCAATCGCCTGGAGGAAGCGGACGGCGCCCGCGCGGGAGAACGGCAGCTTATCGGCCGTCTGCTCGCTGGCCGGCTTTGCCTGGCTGTTTGTCCTGTTCTTCCTCTCCGTCTCTTATCTCGTCGACGCGACGTTTAATCCGTTCCTGTATTTCCGTTTCTGA
- a CDS encoding DUF4358 domain-containing protein translates to MKKPLLLLLFTVIAILTLNACSDGGSGHKAPATALTPKEMAEKLVQPYEQPRQAELDADGVKNLYHLDPALLEAYSINTPLMNVKTNEVAVLKVKDAKDLETVKKAVEQRAADVQKQFESYLPDQYENAKNYKTAVQGSYVLFVIDEHADEMAAAFNAFFEKK, encoded by the coding sequence GTGAAAAAACCATTGTTATTACTATTATTTACGGTTATCGCAATTCTGACATTGAACGCCTGCTCGGATGGGGGCAGCGGCCACAAAGCTCCCGCAACCGCTTTAACCCCGAAAGAAATGGCGGAAAAGCTTGTGCAGCCATACGAGCAGCCGCGGCAGGCCGAGCTTGATGCTGACGGGGTGAAGAACCTGTACCATCTGGATCCGGCTCTTCTCGAAGCGTATTCCATCAACACCCCTCTAATGAACGTGAAGACCAACGAAGTTGCGGTTCTGAAAGTGAAAGACGCCAAAGACCTGGAGACGGTTAAGAAAGCCGTGGAGCAGCGCGCGGCAGACGTTCAGAAGCAATTCGAGAGCTACTTGCCCGACCAATACGAGAACGCCAAAAACTATAAAACGGCCGTGCAGGGCAGCTACGTGTTATTCGTTATCGATGAGCATGCGGATGAGATGGCAGCCGCTTTTAACGCCTTCTTCGAAAAGAAGTAG
- a CDS encoding NADPH-dependent FMN reductase — MSNLNIGIILGSTRQGRVCPQVGEWVKGVADKRGDANYEIVDVADYKLPMFGEVDASEQAGAWNAKLAGLDGFVFIVAEYNHSITASLKNALDFARDAWNNKAAGIVSYGSVGGARAAEHLRGILGELSVADVRVHPALSLFTDFENGSVFKPADLHLTNVNGMLDQVLAWSGALKTLRQ, encoded by the coding sequence ATGTCTAATCTGAATATCGGGATTATTTTGGGAAGTACTCGCCAAGGACGCGTATGTCCGCAAGTAGGCGAGTGGGTGAAGGGTGTTGCCGATAAACGCGGCGATGCTAACTATGAAATCGTAGACGTCGCAGACTACAAGCTGCCGATGTTTGGGGAAGTGGATGCTTCGGAGCAAGCAGGCGCTTGGAATGCGAAGCTGGCGGGCCTCGACGGTTTCGTGTTTATCGTAGCGGAATACAATCACAGCATCACGGCTTCCTTGAAAAATGCGCTCGATTTCGCGCGTGATGCTTGGAACAACAAAGCAGCCGGCATCGTGAGCTACGGATCGGTGGGCGGCGCCCGCGCGGCTGAACATCTTCGCGGAATTCTCGGCGAGCTGTCGGTAGCTGACGTACGCGTTCATCCGGCGCTGTCGCTGTTCACGGACTTTGAGAACGGCTCGGTATTCAAGCCGGCTGATCTTCATCTGACGAACGTAAACGGCATGCTGGACCAGGTTCTTGCCTGGAGCGGCGCGCTTAAGACGCTTAGACAATAG
- a CDS encoding LysR family transcriptional regulator → MDLKTLKTLHAIVRHGSFHQAAAELSYAQSTVTMQIQRLEADLGVQLFERGKKILLTEAGRLFYEQSLDIVRRMERLQSNLAELQNGEAGKLRLGVTEPTASCRLPQLLMAFMNGNPKVEISLEIASTPLLVDGLRQGDLDFALCSAPETVEDLYFHPLFQEKFVLLLPVNHPLAGLEHIKLSDLEGHRLLITAATCPYRKKLERVLQDNGPLSIETMEIGSMTALRHYVASGFGIALVPLSALEPLPGGTQIGELQDVSIDMLMGLASRTAPLSPAAAKLYENLRQSLERI, encoded by the coding sequence ATGGATCTGAAGACCTTAAAGACCCTGCACGCCATTGTCCGGCATGGCAGCTTCCATCAAGCGGCGGCGGAGCTGAGCTACGCCCAGTCGACGGTAACGATGCAGATTCAGAGGCTGGAGGCGGATCTAGGCGTACAACTGTTTGAACGGGGGAAGAAGATCCTGCTGACGGAAGCGGGAAGGCTGTTTTATGAGCAATCCCTGGATATTGTCCGCCGGATGGAACGGCTGCAGAGCAATCTGGCCGAGCTGCAAAACGGCGAAGCCGGGAAGCTTAGGCTTGGCGTAACGGAGCCAACGGCCAGCTGCAGGCTGCCGCAGCTGCTTATGGCATTTATGAACGGGAATCCGAAGGTAGAGATATCTCTTGAGATTGCCAGCACGCCTTTACTGGTGGACGGACTGAGACAAGGCGATCTGGATTTTGCGCTATGCTCTGCGCCGGAGACCGTGGAGGATTTATATTTTCACCCTCTGTTTCAAGAAAAATTTGTTTTGCTGCTTCCGGTGAATCATCCGCTAGCCGGCCTGGAACACATCAAGCTTAGCGACCTGGAAGGGCACCGGCTGCTTATCACGGCGGCAACCTGTCCCTACCGGAAGAAGCTTGAGAGGGTTCTGCAGGATAACGGGCCTCTATCGATCGAGACGATGGAGATCGGCAGCATGACGGCGTTAAGGCATTACGTGGCAAGCGGCTTTGGCATCGCCCTTGTTCCGCTTTCCGCATTGGAGCCATTGCCCGGAGGTACGCAAATAGGGGAGCTTCAGGACGTATCGATAGACATGCTGATGGGGCTGGCCAGCCGTACCGCGCCGTTATCTCCGGCAGCCGCAAAACTTTACGAGAATTTAAGGCAGTCTTTGGAAAGGATTTAG
- a CDS encoding SDR family NAD(P)-dependent oxidoreductase, which translates to MELKHKTALVTGGGTGIGRATSLALASKGAAVAVNYSRSRQEAEETVQLIQSLGGKAMAIQADVSKDQEVKDMVEIIVQRFGTLDLLVNNASITRHIPFSDLDAATGEVWDELFDVNVKGMFFCARAAATRMKKQGRGAIVNVGSIAGTTGLGSSLPYAVSKAAVHGLTKSLARALAPHIRVNCVVPGAVATRWWAGREEQMLQLAPNLLLQQISTPEDIAQLICASLEQEAMTGQMITVDGGQTM; encoded by the coding sequence ATGGAACTGAAGCATAAAACAGCGCTTGTAACCGGAGGAGGAACGGGAATCGGACGGGCGACCAGTCTGGCATTAGCCAGTAAAGGAGCGGCTGTTGCCGTCAACTACTCCCGTTCCCGGCAAGAAGCAGAGGAAACCGTACAGCTTATTCAGAGCCTGGGCGGAAAGGCGATGGCCATTCAGGCGGATGTATCGAAGGATCAGGAGGTCAAAGACATGGTCGAGATTATCGTCCAACGCTTCGGCACCTTGGATTTGCTAGTGAACAATGCCAGCATCACCCGCCACATTCCGTTCTCCGACCTGGACGCCGCAACCGGAGAAGTGTGGGACGAGCTGTTTGATGTCAACGTAAAAGGCATGTTCTTTTGCGCAAGAGCAGCTGCTACCCGCATGAAAAAGCAAGGACGGGGCGCCATCGTTAATGTCGGCAGCATCGCCGGTACAACCGGTTTAGGCTCGTCCTTGCCTTATGCGGTATCCAAAGCCGCCGTCCACGGCCTTACCAAATCCCTCGCGCGGGCTTTGGCTCCGCATATAAGAGTCAACTGCGTGGTGCCGGGCGCCGTCGCGACAAGATGGTGGGCCGGCCGGGAGGAGCAAATGCTGCAGCTCGCCCCTAACCTGCTTCTGCAGCAGATCTCAACTCCGGAGGATATTGCGCAGCTGATCTGCGCTTCGCTGGAGCAGGAGGCCATGACCGGCCAGATGATCACCGTCGACGGCGGCCAAACGATGTAG
- a CDS encoding Ger(x)C family spore germination protein: MRLIIGRMLVCLLVVGFLPSCANSRDIQNMAYVTALGVDYVNGEYKTYVQVLNFSNIARSENTSLGQKVPIWIGTGHGETLALSLADTNETSQFPLFWGHLKAVVLSENLMRRGGKETYATLNRHYEVRYNVLVFGTKEKMEDILTQKSIFNLSPLDTIMYTSVQNRSQSPYVIASYGNRLIANMNEPGNSLYIPSISINKHTWLEEKAGRGMFEMNGAYFFDKGRIVNWMSLEELKGLRWATEKINRTTLQVPLEDGHKGAILFAHPWMKVIPKVQSNGDVKFDLKVTAKGTIRDSENATIAEMEKQAEKAIVAEIRETYLMGLAKHCDPFKLEETLYRERPRLFHQLTKGGFFFLNEHSLGRVQVTVKIASTGKYKEIVK, encoded by the coding sequence ATGCGGTTAATTATCGGAAGGATGCTTGTTTGTTTGCTTGTCGTTGGTTTTCTGCCAAGCTGCGCGAACTCGAGGGATATTCAAAATATGGCTTATGTCACCGCGCTTGGGGTGGATTACGTGAACGGCGAATATAAGACGTATGTACAGGTGCTAAACTTCTCCAATATCGCGAGATCCGAGAATACGTCGCTGGGCCAGAAGGTGCCGATCTGGATCGGAACGGGGCACGGGGAGACGCTTGCTCTCTCGCTTGCCGATACGAACGAAACCTCGCAGTTTCCATTGTTCTGGGGTCATCTGAAGGCGGTGGTTCTAAGCGAGAATCTGATGAGGCGAGGCGGGAAAGAAACATACGCGACGTTAAACAGGCATTACGAGGTCCGTTATAACGTGCTAGTATTCGGCACGAAGGAGAAGATGGAGGACATTTTGACGCAAAAATCGATTTTTAATCTGTCCCCGCTTGATACCATTATGTACACAAGCGTGCAGAACCGCAGCCAAAGTCCTTATGTCATTGCCTCCTACGGCAACCGGCTTATCGCCAATATGAATGAGCCCGGCAACTCGCTTTACATCCCTTCCATTTCGATTAACAAGCACACATGGCTGGAGGAAAAAGCCGGACGCGGGATGTTTGAGATGAATGGGGCGTACTTTTTCGATAAGGGCAGAATAGTAAATTGGATGTCTTTGGAGGAGCTCAAGGGACTGAGATGGGCTACGGAAAAAATCAATAGAACAACTCTTCAAGTGCCATTGGAGGACGGTCATAAAGGAGCTATCCTATTCGCGCATCCCTGGATGAAAGTCATTCCGAAGGTACAGAGCAACGGGGACGTCAAGTTTGATCTTAAGGTTACGGCAAAAGGAACGATCAGAGATTCCGAAAATGCAACGATTGCGGAGATGGAAAAGCAAGCAGAGAAGGCTATAGTAGCTGAGATTAGAGAGACATACCTGATGGGACTGGCGAAACATTGCGATCCCTTCAAGTTGGAAGAGACGCTGTACCGGGAGCGTCCGCGCTTGTTCCACCAGCTGACCAAGGGAGGCTTCTTTTTCCTGAACGAGCATTCCCTTGGCCGCGTGCAGGTTACCGTAAAGATTGCAAGCACAGGGAAGTATAAGGAGATTGTGAAATAG
- a CDS encoding spore germination protein, translating into MTAPAGSVSWNEERLKQLYQGSADVFVKPCRFGTSDKPSVVLVYANALCDTGQIHEFVLPVLTEYYESSGKASAEDIHQMISRLSLFTYKEIPTEEDIDEIVFEGGLFLYFVQEKRYFNMGISDRPQRMPSESSTEISIKGPKDGFIEDMSVNVALIRKRLRSHSLYVKEYTIGKRTKTRLSLLYFEDIISPKILNAVHKSLQSINTDGLYSINQLEEALTGSRYKLLPLLDYTGRPDYCVNALLSGRFLIVMDGNPLVIVGPAGLSLLLKSPEDIHFNYTYVSFARLIRIFSLFITVFLPGIWVALMAFHQDQLPFRIMATISVSRLGLPFSAQIEMFILLMLLEIFREAGVRLPTSIGQTLTSIGGLIIGDAAIRAGLVSPSVVVIGAITAVSGVTLVNQSLSTVVSIIRLFFFLLSSFLGMYGVILGIVLFIALLGSQKSFGVSYLAPLSPLKIKDVVASFLRLPWFLMKRRPGVLQNQDDER; encoded by the coding sequence ATGACGGCACCCGCAGGCAGCGTAAGCTGGAACGAAGAACGATTGAAGCAGCTATATCAGGGATCGGCTGACGTATTCGTCAAGCCATGCCGCTTCGGAACCAGCGACAAGCCTTCCGTTGTACTCGTGTACGCGAATGCTCTCTGCGATACGGGGCAGATTCACGAGTTTGTCCTGCCTGTTCTTACCGAGTATTACGAATCGTCGGGAAAGGCTTCGGCAGAAGACATCCACCAGATGATTTCCCGGCTGTCTCTGTTCACTTATAAAGAAATCCCTACCGAGGAAGATATTGATGAAATTGTATTCGAGGGGGGACTATTTCTTTATTTCGTTCAGGAGAAGCGTTATTTCAATATGGGAATCAGCGACCGCCCGCAGCGGATGCCAAGCGAATCCAGCACGGAAATTTCCATTAAAGGCCCCAAAGACGGCTTTATTGAAGATATGTCCGTCAATGTGGCGCTCATTCGCAAACGGCTCCGCAGCCATTCCTTGTACGTGAAGGAATACACAATCGGCAAGCGGACGAAGACAAGACTGTCCCTGCTCTATTTCGAAGACATTATTAGTCCGAAAATATTAAATGCGGTGCATAAAAGCCTGCAGTCTATCAATACGGACGGTCTCTACAGCATTAACCAGCTGGAGGAGGCCTTAACCGGCTCGAGGTACAAGCTTCTCCCGCTGCTGGATTATACGGGGAGACCCGATTACTGCGTTAATGCCTTACTCTCCGGCAGGTTTCTTATTGTTATGGATGGCAACCCGTTAGTTATCGTAGGACCAGCCGGATTAAGCCTGCTGCTTAAATCGCCGGAGGATATTCATTTCAACTACACCTATGTTTCCTTTGCACGGCTGATTCGTATTTTCAGTCTTTTCATTACAGTATTCCTGCCGGGAATCTGGGTCGCGCTAATGGCCTTTCATCAGGATCAGCTGCCGTTCCGGATTATGGCAACCATATCGGTATCCCGCCTCGGCCTTCCGTTCTCCGCGCAGATCGAGATGTTTATCCTGCTAATGCTGCTGGAGATCTTCCGTGAGGCCGGTGTCCGGCTGCCGACTTCCATCGGTCAGACCTTAACGTCGATTGGCGGTCTCATCATTGGCGATGCCGCGATCCGCGCGGGGCTGGTGTCGCCGTCGGTTGTTGTGATTGGCGCGATTACCGCGGTCTCGGGAGTAACGCTGGTCAATCAGTCGTTAAGTACGGTCGTCAGTATTATCCGCCTGTTCTTTTTCCTGCTGTCTTCCTTCCTCGGCATGTATGGGGTTATCCTCGGGATCGTCCTATTCATTGCGCTTTTGGGAAGCCAGAAGTCATTTGGGGTAAGTTATCTTGCTCCTCTATCGCCTCTAAAAATCAAGGATGTTGTAGCTTCGTTCCTCCGGCTTCCTTGGTTCTTAATGAAACGGCGTCCGGGCGTCCTGCAAAATCAGGATGACGAGCGGTAA